The genomic region TGAATTCCAGCTCCGCTTAATTGAATAAGTAAAGAAACTATAAAGGTAGTGGTATTTCACTGGCGCCGAAGCTCCCACTTATGCTACACCCTCTATGTCTCTTCACAATGTCAAACTAGAGTCAAGCTCAACAGGGTCTTCTTTCCCCGCTGATTCTGCCAAGCCCGTTCCCTTGGCTGTGGTTTCGCTAGATAGTAGATAGGGACAGTGGGAATCTCGTTAATCCATTCATGCGCGTCACTAATTAGATGACGAGGCATTTGGCTACCTTAAGAGAGTCATAGTTACTCCCGCCGTTTACCCGCGCTTGGTTGAATTTATTCACTTTGACATTCAGAGCACTGGGCAGAAATCACATTGCGTCAACATCACTTTCTGACCATCGCAATGCTATGTTTTAATTAGACAGTCAGATTCCCCTTGTCCGTACCAGTTCTAAGTTGATCGTTAATTGCAGCAAGCGACGGTCTACAAGAGACCTACCAAGGCCGTCTACGACAAGGCCCGCAAGCAGTCCGTCCCACCGAGCAAGCCCAGTAAGACAGTCCACAAGCATGCCCGCCGCGTCTGACCAAGGCCCTCACTGCCCGATCCTTAGAGCCAATCCTTATCCCGAAGTTACGGATCTATTTTGCNGACTTCCCTTATCTACATTATTCTATCAACTAGAGGCTGTTCACCTTGGAGACCTGCTGCGGTTATCAGTACGACCTGGCAGGAAAACTATTCCTTCCTGTGGATTTTCAANGNCCGTCGCNNNNNNANNNNNCCNAGNNNNNNNNCTGGNCTCTTNCNNNNATAAGACCCCCTCTCCNNATAAACCAATTCCGGGGTGATAAGCTGTTNANNNNNNNNGATAACTCCTCNCCANGGCTCGCGCCGACGTCTCCACNTTCNGTTACGTTACCGTGAAGAATCCATATCCAGGTTCCGGAATATTAACCGGATTCCCTTTCGATGGTGGCCTAGAAAATTAGGCCTTTGAAACGGAGCTTCCCCATCTCTTAGGATCGACTAACCCACGTCCAACTGCTGTTGACGTGGAACCTTTCCCCACTTCAGTCTTCAAAGTTctcatttgaatatttgCTACTACCACCAAGATCTGCACTAGAGGCCGTTCTACCCAGCTTTACAGCCTAGGCTTCGTCACTGACCTCCACGCCTGCCTACTCGTCAGGGCATCATATTAACCCTGACGGTGGAGTATAGGTAACACGCTTGAGCGCCATCCATTTTCAGGGCTAGTTCATTCGGCCGGTGAGTTGTTACACACTCCTTAGCGGATTCCGACTTCCATGGCCACCGTCCGGCTGTCTAGATGAACTAACACCTTTTGTGGTGTCTGATGAGCGTGTATTCCGGCACCTTAACTCCACGTTCGGTTCATCCCGCATCGCCAGTTCTGCTTACCAAAAATGGCCCACTAAAAGCTCTTCATTCAAATGTCCACGTTCAATTAAGCAACAAGGACTTCTTACATATTTAAAGTTTGAGAATAGGTCAAGGTCATTTCAACCCCGGTACCTCTAATCATTCGCTTTACCTCATAAAACTGATACGAGCTTCTGCTATCCTGAGGGAAACTTCGGCAGGAACCAGCTACTAGATGGTTCGATTAGTCTTTCGCCCCTATACCCAAATTCGACGATCGATTTGCACGTCAGAACCGCTACGAGCCTCCACCAGAGTTTCCTCTGGCTTCACCCTATTCAGGCATAGTTCACCATCTTTCGGGTCCCAACAGCTATGCTCTTACTCAAATCCATCCGAAGACATCAGGATCGGTCGATGATGCACCCTTGCGGGCCCTCACCTACGTTCACTTTCATTACGCGTACGGGTTTTACACCCAAACACTCGCATAGACGTTAGACTCCTTGGTCCGTGTTTCAAGACGGGCGGCATTTAACCATTACGCCAGCATCCTTGACAAAAGTCGCAATCCTCAGTCCCAGCTGGCTGTATTCCCACGGGCTATAACACTCTACCGAAGCAGAGCCACATTCCCGAGGATTTATCCAACCGCTAAAACTGATGCTGGCCCAGCGAAAGCCGAAGCAAACGCCATGTCTGATCAAATGCCCTTCcctttcaacaatttcacGTACTTTTTCactctcttttcaaagttcttttcatctttccaTCACTGTACTTGTTCGCTATCGGTCTCTCGCCAATATTTAGCTTTAGATGGAATTTACCACCCACTTAGAGCTGCATTCCCAAACAACTCGACTCGTCGAAAGCACTTTACAAATAACTGGGATCCTCGCCACACGGGATTCTCACCCTCTATGACGTCCTGTTCCAAGGAACATAGACAAGGACCAGCTACAAAGTtgccttcttcaaattacAACTCGGACGTCGAAGACGccagatttcaaatttgagCTTTTGCCGCTTCACTCGCCGTTACTAAGGCAATCCCGgttggtttcttttcctcCGCTTATTGATATGCTTAAGTTCAGCGGGTATTCCTACCTGATTTGAGGTCAAACTTTGAGAGTTTTGATTAAGCCGTATGCCTCAAGGAGACAAACACCAGCGAGTCTTTATAACACCTATAAGCTCATTGACCCTAGCTTACCACGAATTGGCGCAAACCTAAGACGTAGATGTGCAAGAGTCGAGTCCATAGACTTGACACGCAGCCCTGCTCACGCAGAAGGCAACGGCTAGCCACTTTCAAGTTAACCCGAAAAACGAGTATCACTCACTACCAAACCCAAAGGTTTGAGAGAGAAATGACGCTCAAACAGGCATGCCCCCTGGAATACCAGAGGGCGCAATGTGcgttcaaagatttgatgattCACGAAAATCTGCAATTCACAATACATATCGCAATTCGCTGCGTTCTTCATCGATGCGAGAACCAAGAGATCCGttgttgaaagttttgaatattAAATTTCTTGATAAATAGTTTTTCATAATGCAAAATGTTGTTTGTGTTTATGTCCACTGGAGAGACGAGCTCTCCAGGGAAGTAGTTCATAGAGAAAAAACTCCATTGTGTTTAGGatgagagaaagaaaactgatAGCAGAAAATCAAGAATTAGCCGCGCAATTAAGCGCAGGCCATATTCAGCGATTCCCCCAGTAATCTACTCATTCATAATCTTTAATGATCCTTCCGCAGTTTCACCTACGGAAACCTTGTTACGACTTTTAGTTCCTCTAAATGACCAAGTTTGACCAGATTCTTCGCTCTGAGCATGGAGTTGCCCCCTTCTCTAAGCAAATCCTGAGGCCTCACTAAGCCATTCAATCGGTACTAGCGACGGGCGGTGTGTACAAAGGGCAGGGACGTAATCAACGCAAGCTGATGACTTGCGCTTACTAGGAATTCCTCGTTGAAGAGCAATAATTACAATGCTCTATCCCCAGCACGACGGAGTTTCACAAGATTACCCAGACCTCTCGGCCAAGGTTGTACTCGCTGGCTCCGTCAGTGTAGCGCGCGTGCGGCCCAGAACGTCTAAGGGCATCACAGACCTGTTATTGCCTCAAACTTCCATCGGCTTGAAACCGATAGTCCCTCTAAGAAGAGTCAACCGGCAAGTGCCAGCAACCCTATTTAGTAGGTTAAGGTCTCGTTCGTTATCGCAATTAAGCAGACAAATCACTCCACCAACTAAGAACGGCCATGCACCACCACCCacaaaatcaagaaagagcTCTCAATCTGTCAATCCTTATTGTGTCTGGACCTGGTGAGTTTCCCCGTGTTGAGTCAAATTAAGCCGCAGGCTCCACTCCTGGTGGTGCCCTTCCGTCAATTCCTTTAAGTTTCAGCCTTGCGACCATACTCCCCCCAGAACCCAAAGACTTTGATTTCTCGTAAGGTGCCGAGTGGGTCATAAGAAAAACACCACCCGATCCCTAGTCGGCATAGTTTATGGTTAAGACTACGACGGTATCTGATCATCTTCGATCCCCTAACTTTCGTTCTTGATTAATGAAAACGTCCTTGGCAAATGCTTTCGCAGTAGTTAGTCTTCAAtaaatccaagaatttcaCCTCTGACAATTGAATACTGATGCCCCCGACCGTCCCTATTAATCATTACGATGGTCCTAGAAACCAACAAAATAGAACCAAACGTCCTATTCCATTATTCCATGCTAATATATTCGAGCTTTCGCCTGCTTTGAACACtctaattttttcaaagtaaaaGTCCTGGTTCGCCTGCACCCACAAGGAGTACAGGTTAGCCAGAAGGAAAGATCCGGTTGAAAACCAGTGCGCGACATAAAGTCGGACCGGACAACCAGACCCAAAGTTCAACTACGAGCTTTTTAACTGCAACAACTTTAATATACGCTACTGGAGCTGGAATTACCGCGGCTGCTGGCACCAGACTTGCCCTCCAGTTGTTCCTCGTTAAGGTATTTACATTGTACTCATTCCAATTACAAGACCCGAATGGGCCCTGTATCGTTATTTATTGTCACTACCTCCCTGAATTAGGATTGGGTAATTTGCGCGCCTGCTGCCTTCCTTGGATGTGGTAGCCGTTTCTCAGGCTCCCTCTCCGGAATCGAACCCTTATTCCCCGTTACCCGTTGAAACCATGGTAGGCCACTATCCTACCATCGAAAGTTGATAGGGCagaaatttgaatgaaccATCGCCAGCACAAGGCCATGCGATTCGAAAAGTTATTATGAATCATCAAGGAGTCCGAAGACATTGATTTTTTATCTAATAAATACATCTCTTCCAAAGGGTCGAGATTTTAAGCATGTATTAGCTCTAGAATTACCACAGATATCCATGTAGTAAAGGAACTATCAAATAAACGATAACTGATTTAATGAGCCATTCGCAGTTTCACTGTATAAATTGCTTATACTTAGACATGCATGGCTTAATCTTTGAGACAAGCATATGACTACTGGCAGGATCAACCAGATAACTATCTTATGAAGCAGTATCCACAAGTCTTAACAACAAATGCTGTCAAGTCCCGCATCAACTGTCGCAGATATTTTATCATGATTAGAAATGCAAGTAAGGAAACAAGTTTCCATACTCGCGTCGGAAGCAACAATTCAACAGTTTTTACACTATCAAATCATCACAACCCCTCCATGCCATAGCACTCTTTGAGTTTCCTCTAACCGACTTCCACTGAACACTGCTCCGATGTTTCGCAGAAACAGAACGTTCAATATCATCGGCCAAAGAGGAGGTTACACTCACAGAATCACAGACAACCAAAGTCGCCCGGCTATTCTGTAAGGCATTCCCCCAAATatggtttctttggtttgGATTGCCATTGGCTAGTAATCCACCAAATCCTCCACTGCTCGCCAATGGAATCGCTAGATGTCCATGACGAGACTGTTCAGGCGTCTTGCAGCATCTTTCGATGCTGCACACACCCATGTCACCGCGCTGTATAGGGCCCCAGGCTTGATCTGACGATCACCTAGAAACTCTCTCCACCGCGAGACGAGGCCATAGTCTGTTCGACGAACGACTACATCCAAATCTTACTCAAGTTTGTTTCCAAACTCTTTCCGATTCGTCTTCAACTGCTTTCGCATGAAGTACCTCCCGGCCTATTTTTCTCACCCGTGGTCTTCTTTCTATTAGCCCTCACGTTctatatttcaaaaatgcattcatttttttcatcttctcaATACCCTctgttatttttttcagtattttttcaaatggtaAAATTCGCACTTTTagctttttttcttccccttctttttcatcaacgATTCTCCCCTTTATATACAAATCTCGATTTTCGTTTTTGTGTTTccctttttattttttcactCCTGTTAAGGAGGATAATCCCACTGGttgagaagaaaataaaaaaaacaaataaaaaaaatacagatGGTGATTCATCTGGCACTCTCTCCTTTCAGACCTAAAATTCAACACTGTTCTGCCACATTATTCCTTGCATGAAATAAGAGCAGCAGCATTACAACATGAGCTACTGTACATCTACACGAGCAgtattattcttcttcgttttGACATAATAATAATTGTTTTAGATCCCAGAGATAGTTCTTCAATCGAAGTAGTCTCTAGAATTGCATTGCTCCCTGTTCGTTTTTTGTATCTTGTTTCCATATCATGCATCTTTCTACACTGTTTGACTTATATTTCATGTACTTAACCCTAAATTCTCTTCATTTGTAATTGTTTTTTATCCCAACCACTAAATGGATGTATTTGAGGATTCATCCTTCTAGAACATATCACAACTTTTAAGGTGTAAATGTTAAATTGCATTTCAAATAAGTCATTTCATTAATGATACGTTCGCATATCATCACACAGTTTAGGAACACATTATCACTGTTCCCGCTGCTTTATTCAATTTATCATCGAAgtatctttctcttttctatatctgatttttagtttttgcatgtttttcaaagtattgGGAGATCCGGtatgaaaaataaaaaaaactatACATCCCACAAGAAGCCAAttataaaaaaataaaaaaataaaaaaataaaaaaatgaaaaaatgaaaaaatgaaaaaatgaaaaataattgaaaaaatatatctAAGCAAACAATAAAGTTAGCTAGCCCACTTCCTAAATAAATTGGCCTAACAACATACTACAACCGTAAGCCAGACACAACTACTACCACTGTAACTGCTTAAGATTTCGGTTGCGGCCATATCTACCAGAAAGCACCGTTTTCCGTCCGATCAACTGTAGTTAAGCTGGTAAGAGCCTGACCGAGTAGTGTAGTGGGTGACCATACGCGAAACTCAGGTGCTgcaatcttttttttttttccccCTCTGCAGAAGAGATGTGACCTTCGAACGTTTGGATGATAGCGGTAATGcacatttctttttcttttttttttttttttttttttctcccTTAACCTACCTACATAGTATCACATTTAGACGCCACTTATgagatgaaaaattttcacATCCCGTATTCTCATTGTTTACTTCTACATATAACTCCTCTAAGAACAAtaagaaagagatgaaaCAACCCAGATAGCCATCTTGTTGCCACTTAATATAGCTGCATTCCAACAGACCACGCCGGTTCTCAAACCCGACGTACATTCTTGCTCAGTAGTGGCCGCAAttcacttctttttctctgatCCTTTCTCAAGATATTAGATTTGACTGCGGTCATCGTAGAATAGCGCAACACCACAGGAAAATCGAGGCCTTGTGTATGTGTTTTCTCTTACTTTTAAGTATGTATTTAATTGCCTTCTCTCAACTCGATTAAGCTCGAACTAAACTGTCAATTTTATACATTATAATCATCCGTGTAAATTAagaaaatgggaaaaatcgtttttaaaaaaatacttgtaccaaatccaaaagtATTTTAGCAGAGGAATacaataaaacaaaaaatgagctaaaatgaattgaaaagaatctcTTTTTATATGAAGGACACACACAACGCTGAATATGTGATGTTCACTTAACTCCAAGGCACAAAAACTGGTAAATCAACATACTCTATACTCTGTCCTTATGTCTTAAAAAGTAGTTTAACAAAAAACtagaataaaataatatatCCAGcgacaaaaaaaaaaaaaaaaaaaaaaaaaaacaaatgtCGATgcgatgatgataataataatctaataatcaaataatcaaatactttatagagaaagaaaacaacaaaaagtCTCAGGTagcttcaaaagagaaCGAAGAAAGTGGTTTTAAGTAATGTAAAATATAAAGACAtcataaaataaaaaagtcAATCAATTAATTAATCTCTACATCGGAGAAGACACCTGTCTTCCACCAACCTAGAAAGTAACAAATCAGACAACGAAGGCTTAATCTCAGCAGATCGTAACAACAAGGCTACTCTACTGCTTACAATACCCTGTTGTACATTTAAGTCGTATACAAATGATTTATCCTTGCGCAAAATGACATTGCAATTCGCCGGCAAGCACCCAAAGCCTTTCCGCTAAGAGCACCGTTGCCAGCCTGCTATGGTTCAGCGACGCCAAAAAGACGCCTTATTCTTATCCTTCTATATTGTGCAAggcaaagaaatcatcGCGTTCTAGCATGGATTCTGACTTAGAGGCGTTCAGCCATAATCCAGCGGATGGTAGCTTCGCGGCAATGCCTGATCAGACAGCCGCAAAAACCAATTATCCGAATGAACTGTTCCTCTCGTACTAAGTTCAATTACTATTGCGATAACATTCATCAGTAGGGTAAAACTAACCTGTCTCACGACGGTCTAAACCCAGCTCACGTTCCCTATTAGTGGGTGAACAATCCAACGCTTACCGAATTCTGCTTCGGTATGATAGGAAGAGCCGACATCGAAGAATCAAAAAGCAATGTCGCTATGAACGCTTGACTGCCACAAGCCAGTTATCCCTGTGGTAACTTTTCTGGCACCTCTAGCCTCAAATTCCGAGGACCTAAAGGATCGATAGGCCACACTTTCATGGTTTGTATTCACActgaaaatcaaaatcaaggGGACTTTTACCCTTTTGTTCTACTGGAGATTTCTGTTCTCCATGAGTCCCCCTTAGGACATCTGCGTTATCGTTTAACAGATGTGCCGCCCCAGCCAAACTCCCCACCTGACAATGTCTTCAACCCGGATCAGCCCGTATAGGACTTTGAATGCTAGAACGTGGAAAATGAATTCCAGCTCCGCTTAATTGAATAAGTAAAGAAAC from Kluyveromyces lactis strain NRRL Y-1140 chromosome D complete sequence harbors:
- a CDS encoding uncharacterized protein (some similarities with uniprot|Q8TGM6 Saccharomyces cerevisiae YLR154W-C TAR1, Mitochondrial protein of unknown function, encoded within the 25S rRNA gene on the opposite strand) produces the protein MSDQMPFPFNNFTYFFTLFSKFFSSFHHCTCSLSVSRQYLALDGIYHPLRAAFPNNSTRRKHFTNNWDPRHTGFSPSMTSCSKEHRQGPATKLPSSNYNSDVEDARFQI